In a genomic window of Shouchella clausii:
- a CDS encoding helix-turn-helix domain-containing protein: MEFYQKLKKMRAQKGWSQEEFAEKLQVSRQAVSKWENGQGFPETEKLVKMSRLFQVSLDYLLKDEDHPHGEQGTIEEGYYASQEAVEAYLLNKKQKAQKIALGVAILIASITLPMYVQEAFGYVLFMMIVAVGVAILVWQGFTVNEYKELETQPLVFDESFIQTFRQKSWTNRKRYGLLIVTGIVIIIVSLAIPFLTDNTGNAGRDPLLALMPIIWALAVYLFIIAGSAMEGERFITNNEDYLKENEKYEESSKHAWIHGVIWPLTIVVFLAIGFIWDAWHPGWLVFPAAAVFTTAYTAWKGSKD; encoded by the coding sequence ATGGAATTTTATCAAAAACTTAAAAAAATGCGAGCGCAAAAAGGATGGTCACAGGAAGAATTTGCCGAGAAGCTTCAAGTCTCCAGACAAGCGGTAAGCAAATGGGAAAACGGTCAAGGTTTTCCGGAAACGGAAAAGCTCGTGAAGATGAGCAGGTTATTCCAAGTTTCGCTCGATTATTTATTAAAAGATGAAGACCATCCCCATGGAGAACAAGGAACGATTGAGGAAGGCTATTATGCCAGTCAAGAAGCTGTTGAAGCCTATCTTTTGAATAAGAAGCAAAAAGCGCAAAAAATCGCGCTTGGAGTAGCTATTCTTATAGCTTCGATCACATTGCCTATGTATGTTCAAGAAGCGTTTGGCTATGTGTTGTTTATGATGATTGTTGCTGTTGGAGTGGCTATCCTCGTGTGGCAAGGTTTTACCGTAAATGAGTATAAAGAGCTTGAAACACAGCCATTAGTTTTTGATGAATCCTTTATTCAAACATTTAGACAGAAAAGCTGGACCAATCGCAAACGTTATGGATTATTAATTGTAACTGGAATTGTAATTATCATAGTAAGCCTTGCGATCCCTTTTTTGACTGACAACACAGGGAATGCAGGAAGAGATCCACTTCTAGCACTAATGCCAATTATATGGGCGCTGGCGGTGTATTTGTTCATTATTGCAGGATCAGCAATGGAAGGCGAACGGTTCATTACAAACAATGAAGACTACTTAAAGGAGAACGAAAAATATGAGGAATCGAGCAAACATGCCTGGATTCATGGCGTAATTTGGCCATTGACGATTGTTGTTTTTCTGGCAATCGGTTTTATTTGGGATGCCTGGCATCCTGGC